The Pusillibacter faecalis genome has a window encoding:
- a CDS encoding RNA polymerase sigma factor, translated as MSRTGPSKGDDITEQILYSHQEAEALVERWSDTVLRIAWTWTGSIHDAQDICQIVLLKLLTNRRCFSEERLERAWVIRVAVNCCKDWKKSAWFRKRVSLDAAADAAVYLPEPEDTPVLRAVQSLPERYRQAVYLRYYEEYEPAEIAELMGCKATQVSTYLYRGKAKLRTMLGGIYGEECLSK; from the coding sequence ATTAGCAGAACGGGCCCTTCAAAAGGAGATGATATTACGGAGCAGATTCTATATTCCCACCAGGAGGCCGAAGCGCTCGTGGAGCGGTGGTCAGACACGGTCCTGCGGATTGCATGGACCTGGACAGGCAGTATCCACGACGCACAGGATATCTGTCAAATAGTACTGTTGAAGCTGCTGACAAACCGACGGTGTTTTTCTGAAGAGCGGCTGGAACGAGCCTGGGTCATCCGGGTGGCGGTGAACTGCTGTAAGGACTGGAAAAAATCTGCTTGGTTTCGAAAGCGGGTATCTCTGGATGCCGCCGCAGATGCGGCAGTTTATCTGCCGGAGCCGGAGGACACTCCGGTTCTGCGGGCAGTTCAGTCTTTACCGGAGCGGTATCGGCAGGCAGTATACCTGCGCTATTACGAGGAGTATGAGCCCGCTGAGATCGCGGAGCTGATGGGATGCAAGGCTACTCAGGTCAGCACCTATCTCTACCGGGGCAAGGCAAAATTACGGACCATGCTGGGAGGCATTTATGGAGAAGAATGTTTATCAAAATGA
- a CDS encoding NAD(P)/FAD-dependent oxidoreductase, with protein MNTDVVIVGAGPAGIFTALEMLKQGSKQKIIMVEKGQAIENRHCPKDKTHKCVNCKPYCHITTGFSGAGAFSDGKLSLSYEVGGDLPTLIGAELAQETIHYADQIYLEFGADTHIEGLEHEEERKEIRKRAIHAGLKLVDCPIRHMGTEKAQEIYLAIERFLQENGVEIYFGYECQNLILENETCKGVSITNGKTDLEIYAKHTVVATGRRGADWLEKLCAEHNIAHAPGTVDIGVRVEVRNEVMETVNRVLYESKLVGYPKPFKNKVRTFCQNPGGFVSQENYDNNLAVVNGHSYKDLKSDNTNLSILCSHNFSIPFNQPIAYAQKVGELTNMLANGQILVQRFGDILDGKRTWQKELAQSNIRPTLPDAVAGDITAAMPYRAMTNIIGFIQAMDYVVPGFAAYETLLYSPELKFYSNRVKMDTDFNTSLQGLHCLGDSSGWTRGLMMASIMGVLMGRKISEEG; from the coding sequence ATGAATACAGATGTTGTGATCGTGGGAGCTGGCCCCGCCGGAATTTTTACCGCGTTGGAAATGCTCAAACAGGGAAGTAAACAGAAGATTATCATGGTGGAAAAGGGCCAGGCAATTGAAAATCGCCATTGTCCGAAGGACAAGACCCATAAATGTGTGAACTGCAAGCCTTACTGCCACATTACGACAGGCTTTTCTGGGGCCGGAGCTTTTTCGGACGGAAAGCTCTCCCTCAGCTATGAGGTGGGCGGCGACCTTCCTACACTGATTGGGGCGGAGCTGGCCCAAGAGACGATCCACTACGCGGATCAGATTTATCTGGAATTTGGTGCGGATACTCATATTGAGGGGTTGGAGCACGAAGAGGAGCGCAAGGAGATTCGCAAGCGGGCCATCCACGCCGGTTTGAAGCTGGTGGACTGTCCCATCCGCCACATGGGAACGGAGAAGGCTCAGGAGATTTATCTCGCGATTGAACGATTCTTGCAGGAGAACGGTGTGGAGATCTACTTTGGCTACGAATGCCAAAATTTGATCCTGGAAAATGAGACCTGTAAAGGCGTTTCCATTACCAACGGAAAGACGGACTTGGAGATTTATGCCAAGCACACGGTGGTAGCCACGGGCCGCCGGGGCGCGGACTGGCTGGAGAAACTTTGCGCGGAGCATAACATCGCCCACGCTCCCGGCACGGTGGATATCGGCGTGCGGGTGGAGGTCCGCAACGAGGTGATGGAGACAGTGAACCGGGTGTTGTATGAGTCCAAGCTGGTAGGCTACCCCAAGCCCTTTAAGAATAAGGTCCGGACCTTCTGCCAGAACCCTGGCGGCTTTGTCAGCCAGGAGAACTACGATAACAACTTGGCAGTAGTGAACGGACACTCCTATAAGGATTTGAAGAGCGACAATACGAACCTCTCGATTCTCTGTTCTCATAATTTCTCGATCCCCTTTAACCAGCCCATCGCCTATGCCCAGAAGGTGGGTGAGCTGACTAATATGCTGGCCAACGGACAGATTCTGGTCCAGCGCTTTGGGGACATCTTGGACGGCAAGCGCACCTGGCAGAAGGAACTGGCTCAGTCCAACATCCGTCCCACGCTGCCAGACGCTGTGGCGGGAGATATTACCGCCGCCATGCCCTACCGGGCCATGACCAACATCATCGGCTTTATCCAGGCCATGGACTACGTGGTGCCGGGTTTTGCTGCCTATGAGACGCTGCTGTACTCCCCGGAGCTGAAGTTCTACTCCAACCGCGTCAAGATGGACACGGATTTCAATACGAGCCTGCAAGGGCTTCACTGTCTGGGAGACAGCTCTGGTTGGACCCGGGGACTGATGATGGCCTCCATCATGGGTGTACTGATGGGACGAAAAATTTCTGAGGAGGGCTGA
- a CDS encoding peptidase U32 family protein, with product MADKQRKPELLAPAGDMERLKMAVLYGADAVYLAGTDFGMRAFAGNFPAEQLQPAVDFAHSHGVRVHCTINTMPRNDEIARLPEHLERLNDAGVDALIVADMGAFTLAGKYAPRCQRHISTQASICNYETARAWYELGASRVILARELSLEEIREIREKVPEALEIEAFIHGAMCVSYSGRCLLSNYMTGRDASRGACAQPCRYRYALMEEKRPGEYFPIEEDDQGAYILNSRDMCMIDHLEDLVQAGLDSLKIEGRAKSAYYAAVVTACYRHCLDDVLAGRPVDPVWRKEVEHVSHRPYSTGFYYGYPGQYYENSRYLRDWQVVALVIECDAEGQATLSLRNKFHTGDTVELVGPGVRPFSITVPVMADSEGQPLEEPRTPQMIFHMKLPQAVPPYTLVRHAVELSAK from the coding sequence ATGGCGGATAAACAGAGAAAACCAGAGCTGCTGGCGCCGGCGGGGGACATGGAACGGCTGAAGATGGCTGTTCTCTATGGCGCGGATGCGGTGTACCTGGCTGGGACGGACTTTGGCATGCGGGCTTTTGCCGGGAACTTCCCGGCAGAGCAACTGCAGCCAGCGGTGGACTTTGCCCACAGCCATGGTGTCCGAGTGCACTGTACCATCAATACGATGCCACGGAACGATGAGATCGCCCGGCTCCCGGAGCACCTGGAGCGGTTAAATGATGCAGGAGTGGACGCCTTGATTGTGGCGGATATGGGAGCCTTTACCCTGGCAGGGAAATACGCGCCCAGATGCCAGCGGCATATCTCCACCCAGGCCAGCATTTGCAATTATGAGACCGCACGGGCTTGGTATGAGTTGGGAGCCTCTCGGGTTATTTTGGCCCGAGAGTTAAGCCTGGAGGAAATCCGGGAAATTCGGGAGAAGGTACCTGAAGCATTGGAAATAGAAGCATTTATCCATGGTGCCATGTGCGTGAGCTACTCAGGACGGTGCTTGCTCTCCAACTATATGACAGGCCGGGATGCCAGCCGGGGGGCATGCGCCCAGCCTTGCCGCTACCGCTATGCGCTGATGGAAGAAAAGCGTCCCGGCGAATACTTTCCCATTGAGGAAGATGACCAGGGGGCCTATATCCTCAATTCTCGGGACATGTGCATGATAGATCACTTGGAGGATTTGGTACAGGCGGGACTGGACAGCCTGAAAATTGAAGGACGGGCCAAATCTGCCTATTATGCGGCCGTTGTTACTGCCTGTTACCGTCACTGTTTGGATGACGTTTTAGCAGGGCGGCCGGTAGATCCGGTCTGGCGGAAAGAAGTGGAGCATGTGAGCCACAGGCCTTACTCCACGGGGTTTTATTATGGCTATCCCGGTCAATATTACGAAAATTCTCGCTATCTTAGGGACTGGCAAGTGGTTGCGCTTGTCATAGAATGCGACGCGGAAGGGCAGGCAACCCTATCTCTGCGTAATAAATTCCATACTGGTGACACAGTGGAGTTGGTAGGACCTGGTGTGCGGCCTTTCTCCATCACGGTGCCGGTGATGGCGGATAGCGAAGGACAGCCTTTGGAAGAGCCCAGGACGCCGCAGATGATCTTCCATATGAAATTACCGCAGGCGGTGCCGCCCTATACACTTGTGCGCCATGCGGTAGAGTTATCGGCGAAATAA
- the mltG gene encoding endolytic transglycosylase MltG, producing the protein MADYKRGDTASWDKEQVRQSERSRQSAQQTGRKRRRRRRVNPLLYALCVVLSSAILAGVGWLLASDLCAFNKEAMTTTVEITADDSIGSVADKLQEAGLIKYKWFFRLFAAVANADEKIGMGTYELNTEMDYRALIMAMQSSSGNMNSNTVTVTIPEGYTVMQTIQLLAKNGVATEEALLEAAKTYDFSYDFIDNASEDLSRLEGYLFPDTYEFYTNMSKPENALDKLLSNFNSKLDDDLLAEAETRGYDLKDIVTIASLIEKETDGTDRERIASVIYNRLEGPGDKAGTYGMLQIDASLLYGLEDHEGTITNADLQTDTPYNLYKYAGLPPTPIANPGLASIEAALEPESTDYYYYALGTDGLHHFFTNYSDFTSFLNSDQYGG; encoded by the coding sequence ATGGCTGATTACAAACGCGGGGATACCGCAAGCTGGGATAAGGAGCAGGTCCGCCAAAGTGAGCGGTCCCGTCAAAGCGCACAGCAAACCGGTCGGAAGCGGCGCAGACGCCGGCGGGTGAACCCACTGCTATATGCACTGTGTGTGGTGCTCTCCTCGGCGATTCTGGCCGGAGTTGGCTGGCTGCTGGCCTCGGACCTGTGCGCCTTTAACAAGGAGGCGATGACCACTACGGTGGAGATTACAGCAGATGACAGCATTGGTTCTGTGGCTGACAAGCTGCAAGAAGCCGGCTTAATTAAGTACAAGTGGTTTTTCCGCCTTTTTGCTGCGGTGGCAAATGCCGATGAAAAGATCGGCATGGGCACCTATGAGCTCAATACAGAGATGGACTATCGGGCGCTGATCATGGCCATGCAGAGCTCCTCCGGCAATATGAACAGCAACACGGTTACGGTGACAATTCCGGAGGGATACACAGTGATGCAGACCATTCAGCTGCTGGCGAAAAACGGTGTGGCCACGGAGGAAGCCTTGTTGGAGGCCGCCAAGACCTATGATTTCAGCTACGATTTCATTGACAACGCTTCAGAAGACCTCAGTCGACTGGAGGGCTATCTCTTCCCAGACACCTATGAGTTCTATACGAACATGTCCAAACCGGAAAATGCACTGGACAAGCTGCTCTCCAACTTCAACAGCAAGCTGGACGACGACCTGCTGGCGGAGGCGGAGACTCGTGGCTATGATCTGAAAGATATCGTCACCATCGCCTCCCTGATCGAAAAGGAGACCGATGGTACGGACCGAGAGCGGATTGCTTCTGTGATCTATAACCGTTTGGAGGGCCCCGGTGACAAGGCGGGCACCTATGGGATGCTGCAGATCGATGCATCGCTGCTCTATGGTTTGGAGGATCATGAGGGTACCATCACCAATGCGGACCTGCAGACCGACACCCCCTATAACCTCTATAAGTATGCGGGACTTCCTCCCACGCCGATTGCCAACCCAGGTCTTGCTTCCATCGAGGCAGCGCTGGAGCCGGAGAGCACGGACTACTACTATTACGCGCTGGGAACGGATGGGCTCCACCACTTCTTCACCAATTACAGCGACTTTACCAGCTTCCTCAACAGTGACCAATATGGCGGATAA